A genomic segment from Chanos chanos chromosome 2, fChaCha1.1, whole genome shotgun sequence encodes:
- the nsdhl gene encoding sterol-4-alpha-carboxylate 3-dehydrogenase, decarboxylating, producing MATRLRPSSKRCAVIGGSGFLGRHLVERLVDKGYTVTVFDIRQSYTIPGVTFHQGDLCDKQALLKALQDVLLVFHCASPAPGSDDRALFHRVNIDGTRTVIEACQEAGVQRLVLTSSASVVFEGTDIKNGKEDLPYAKKPIDYYTETKIQQEKLVLNACSKERGFLTVAIRPHGIFGPRDPQLVPILVDTARRGKMKFIIGDGSNLVDFTFVENVVHGHILAAECLKAESPLCGQAYHITNDEPVRFWDFMSQVLVGLGYDAPRYHLPYWLVYGIAVLLWFLTLLLRPLVAIKPTFTPMRVALAGTHHYYSCARAKRDMGYQPVVSLKEAITRTVESYPHLRRDVLKGAKS from the exons ATGGCCACGCGTCTACGACCG AGCAGTAAACGGTGTGCAGTAATTGGGGGTTCCGGATTTCTTGGTAGACACCTTGTGGAGCGGCTGGTTGACAAAGGATACACAGTGACGGTGTTTGACATCCGACAGAGTTATACAATTCCAGGGGTCACATTTCACCAAGGGGACTTGTGTGACAAACAG gcctTACTCAAGGCATTGCAGGACGTGTTGTTGGTGTTTCATTGTGCCTCTCCAGCCCCTGGCAGTGATGACCGCGCTCTTTTCCACAGAGTGAACATTGATGGGACCCGGACAGTGATAGAGGCCTGTCAGGAAGCAGGTGTGCAG AGACTAGTCCTGACCAGCAGTGCCAGTGTTGTCTTTGAAGGAACTGACATTAAGAATGGGAAAGAAGATCTGCCTTATGCCAAAAAACCTATTGATTACTACACAGAGACCAAGATCCAACAGGAGAAG cTTGTTTTGAATGCCTGCAGTAAGGAGAGGGGCTTCCTGACCGTGGCCATCCGACCTCATGGCATCTTCGGGCCGCGTGACCCCCAGTTAGTGCCCATCCTTGTCGACACAGCCCGACGTGGGAAGATGAAGTTCATCATTGG AGATGGGTCTAACCTCGTGGACTTCACTTTCGTGGAGAATGTTGTTCATGGACACATTCTGGCGGCCGAATGCCTGAAAGCGGAGTCGCCTCTGTGTGGTCAG GCTTACCATATCACGAATGATGAACCAGTGCGCTTTTGGGACTTCATGTCCCAGGTACTGGTGGGACTGGGCTACGACGCTCCTCGTTACCACCTCCCCTATTGGCTGGTGTATGGGATCGCTGTCCTGCTGTGGTTTCTGACGTTACTGTTACGCCCGCTGGTGGCGATCAAACCCACCTTCACTCCCATGCGTGTGGCTTTGGCTGGCACTCACCACTACTACAGCTGTGCCCGTGCTAAACGGGA